From a region of the Helianthus annuus cultivar XRQ/B chromosome 5, HanXRQr2.0-SUNRISE, whole genome shotgun sequence genome:
- the LOC110942164 gene encoding uncharacterized protein LOC110942164 — translation MLPPFQSLESLRNNSSNEEIISHCNGNSKSNPELTLESRKSKKSHTHIQLGLGQTKSKKPKPKPVLGSSRKTETETETTMGSSKICPVCKVFSSSSNTTLNAHIDRCLSGESTTMKWTADREVVIKHRIKPRKMRLMADIYKSAAHCTVEELDARNGTCWANNSGFPDHEIEFQGEQEKEEAVDKDDSTIVRPPWACSKRTGAAKKNPSVAGEKSFTKSRFDPPSNSPNKKRILSRQNSRKTGTLTQKKAHVAKGRSLLSTKPSSERLKGCEDPSDSCRVKGSDVRSKGSRSTLSSSRENLLSASIKTVSKIYQKRKFSALESACESMNVSEVKTNEKNEICGPENSVSFDDMFDSRERVIDVTNDIERQQQHYHDMSDSPVSTVSNPSLTRSESDKFSARSTTRNDEKDALVALTSSGDWRSKGQSQSQSQITSFKTDHQPCCCSKSVIRLMGKNLTVVNTDENKVNCVHMRIITFVEVLTRALCFLRIRIRRIH, via the exons ATGTTACCGCCTTTCCAGTCTCTTGAATCGCTTAGAAATAACTCATCTAATGAAGAAATCATCAGCCATTGTAACGGGAATTCGAAGTCGAATCCAGAGTTGACTTTAGAATCCAGAAAGTCAAAGAAATCCCACACACATATTCAACTAGGCTTGGGTCAAACAAAGTCAAAGAAACCGAAACCGAAACCTGTTCTTGGTTCATCTAGAAAGACCGAAACTGAAACTGAAACGACCATGGGTAGTTCTAAGATCTGTCCAGTTTGCAAGGTGTTTTCATCGTCTTCAAACACGACACTAAACGCTCACATTGACCGGTGCCTATCTGGGGAGTCAACTACTATGAAGTGGACCGCGGATCGTGAAGTAGTTATCAAACATAGGATTAAACCTAGGAAGATGAGGCTGATGGCGGATATATACAAAAGCGCCGCTCATTGTACCGTGGAAGAGCTCGATGCAAGAAATGGTACATGTTGGGCTAATAATTCAGGTTTTCCGGATCATGAAATCGAGTTTCAAGGCGAACAAGAGAAAGAAGAGGCAGTGGATAAAGATGATTCAACGATTGTAAGGCCACCATGGGCGTGCTCTAAACGAACTGGCGCTGCGAAGAAGAATCCGAGTGTTGCAGGTGAAAAATCGTTTACAAAATCTCGGTTTGACCCGCCATCAAACTCACCAAATAAAAAAAGAATCTTGTCACGACAAAATAGCCGAAAAACGGGAACTTTGACACAAAAGAAGGCGCACGTTGCAAAGGGGAGGTCTTTACTGTCAACAAAACCAAGTTCCGAACGCTTGAAGGGTTGTGAAGATCCTTCAGATTCATGTCGGGTCAAAGGGTCAGATGTAAGGTCAAAGGGTAGCCGTAGCACGTTATCCTCATCACGGGAAAATTTGTTGTCAGCAAGTATAAAAACAGTATCCAAGATTTATCAAAAAAGAAAATTTTCAGCTCTCGAAAGCGCTTGTGAGAGTATGAATGTTTCGGAAGTAAAAACgaacgaaaagaatgagatttgCGGACCAGAAAATTCGGTTTCTTTTGATGACATGTTCGACTCCAGGGAGCGTGTTATTGACGTCACAAATGATATTGAGAGACAACAACAGCATTATCATGATATGTCTGATTCTCCGGTTTCAACCGTTTCTAATCCGAGTTTGACAAGATCAGAGTCGGACAAGTTTTCTGCAAGATCTACTACTCGAAACGATGAAAAAGATGCCCTTGTTGCCTTAACAAGCTCTGGTGATTGGAGATCGAagggtcaaagtcaaagtcaaagtcaaattaCTAGTTTCAAGACTGATCATCAGCCATGCTGTTGTTCGAAATCCGTCATCAGGCTAATGGGGAAGAATTTGACTGTGGTCAACACAGATGAAAATAAAGTCAACTGTG TACATATGCGGATTATTACGTTCGTGGAAGTCCTAACGCGGGCCCTATGCTTTCTGCGAATAAGGATCCGAAGAATTCACTAG